The following nucleotide sequence is from Malania oleifera isolate guangnan ecotype guangnan chromosome 4, ASM2987363v1, whole genome shotgun sequence.
ttacgtaattgttatattttttttttcaaaattcactttacaataacaatcttattgtacatgttTCGCtaatttgcttttattttattttttttatatttatggatatttttatttttattttatttaaattcatttgatcattttattaattttaattagaaagtgtgtataaaatgaattatttaataaataaataaaaacaactaTTTctggttattaaaattttttggcAACATGCCAAAATAGTTGAGAActataaaatctagtttttaatttttttgcaaacaatttacaacaaaaaaagaaaactagCAATGCAAACAAACACATCTTTATAACATGTTTCTTCACTGTgcagaaacagaaacaaaaagtAGAAAACATCAACTATACCAAACAAGCCCTTTCCCATTTTTAGTACAATTTACAATATTGATTCCATCTACCTGGTTATAGTACTAAAAAGTTCATTCTTTGCTAAACATCAGTCATCAGTTTATTATGATACACAAATTGATATTATGCATTTTAAAGATAACATGGTTTGTCTTGCATCTTGATTTTTTTCCTATGGCGTATGTGTATTATATGTGATACATATGCATGCccatgtattttattatttaagaaTTATACTTTCTATGAATAAAATGGTGGAGATCAATGTATTTTGGAAAGGTTTTTCAAACCTATGATTCATTATTAGTTGGGAAACCTATAATGCGAGGGTTGGATTTGTGCAGTTGCTTATTGAATGTCAAAAGGCTGATAACTTTGTGATATCATGGAATTTCGTAATGCAATTAATTGTGATGTCATAGGTGAGTAGTAGCGTGGCATCCCACACGCTATTATTCAATTGCCTGTGTACTCATGACTCACTAGTAAGGATCTCCTGCTCTAGGCATCTGCCACCTTGTTTGATTCGCCATCTTTCATTTAACTGAGAAAATAAACCCCTTAAGATAGGCATCTCAATTGGCATGGTGTGAATTAATCTTCTCCAGAGACTTATACTGTGATGGGTATATCACAAGCTCCTTATATGCTAAATAATGCCCTCACAAATGCATGGAATTTTAATTCATTTGCACAGGTTTATTCGAAGATGATAAAAGatcttttgactatttctttccGAGGTTTATTTGGTGTTGGTATCTTGTCCATTTTAGCACCTTTTTTAAGGCTTGATATTAATTACACACCTTGGAATGCGTCAAAATAAGGCTTTAAGTGATGTTGGAATTGGGTTTTCTTTTTTGATTGAGGCACAGCGCAGGATTGTAATTGAAGAGAAGGTTATTAGACTTGCAGTGGTTGAGGTCAGTGTGACTAATTTGGACTTAGGATGGCAAATAGGGTAATTTTGTCCAAGAACAGTTTTGGTGTTAGGATTTCTAGAGAATTGTGTCCAACTTTGTCTTTTTATTTTCCTGGAGAGGGATGGGGAGATTTGTCTAAGGGTTGTAAGAGTTTGAGGAGATCTTATTATTTAGTATTCTTCTATGCATATGGTCCCATTTCTTCTGATAACgtcttttctttttataaaaaataaattaataaataaataatggtgCTTTCCATCAGATAACTCTTCATTAAAAAATATGCTGCCGGCTTCTTCTCTTGGCTAAGAAAAGCCCCAACCTTTTATATGATGCATCATGCTCTGTTGTGAAGAGCTTACTAAAATCTGGTGAGGCTAGGATTGATTCTGCTGTCATTAATTGTTCAATATGGTGAGCTTATTCAAAAGCATCTCTTTAGGCAAATAGCAGGGATATAGAGGAgctaaattttcatataattcTCCTATAAAAAGAAGTCAAATACATGGAAGCTACAAGATCTCCAATGGGCAATGGTACTAGCCACTCTTTGTTTGCTAGAGCTTTCTGAGGACCTGATGTGTATCCATCTACTAAATAATAAACCCAAGAAACACAACCTTGTCCTTGAAGAAAGAGCGCCTTTTCATATTCACATGCCCTGCATTTGGGAGGACAAAAGCATTGGATTTGGAATTGTGTGCATTTggacaaaatgcaatacaatttttttattcTGTTATGATCATAACCACATCATTCCAAATCCAAGACTACTTCATTGTACCAAACATAGTTATAGAGTTTCTCTTTGAGAAGAACTTTCATTATTTGATGCAAATGAACAAAATGCTTTTCTTTTGTCTAATTAAATATTAGTACATTATCAAAAGAATCAACTAGGAATGATTCTAAGTAAGGTTTGCTTTGTTAGTAATCTCCCTCGTTAAAGAACTAGATGCAATAGAGAGTTcaaatggcatcaccaaccaCTCTCATAGACTCCATAGATCCTCCATGTTCCATCCATTTTAAGTGTGAGCAAGGCTAGAACAATGCAAGGACTCTAATTTTAATGCACCACCCTCTGTCCTCAACCTGTTTTTGCATTTCATCTTTATGTGTGGGGGCACTCAGTGGGCATGCTGATTTGGTGAAAAGCTGTTCCATGCATAAGGTCAATAGCATGCTGAATGCTCCTTATTGGTGCATATCAGTGGTATTTCATCCGCAATGAGCTCCTAAAACTGTTTTAATAAATGCTGGGCTTCACCTGGATAGTCACCAAATACCTTATGCTATTTCTGATGTAGTGCCCAGCTAACTGTGCATAAATAAACCCCAAATCTCTGCCTTCAAGATGAAATTGTTGGGAAGGTGAGAAATCATCTATGTTTACTAAGTGGCATTTCCTTATTAGTTGCCCGCTCAATTGTTCCAAAGCCAATATCTTCCATCTTCCCTAAAGAGCAATTGTTGGCTCTAGTGTAATGGACAATATCCCCATCATGCAACCActctttttgctttcttttttttttggtagaatATGACATAGGGACGATATCATACCAAGCCTAATCATGAATCTTATCAACCTAAGTAAATTTCACTAGGCAACAAGAAGTGATTTGCGCCTCATTCCCCTTTTGGCACTGACCATCCTTTTAAGGGTGAGGATTGAGATTGTTATTGTCGCCACCCCATTTAGAATTATGTTGCACACTTTACTACGACTAAAAGCTTGTGTCTGATAAAATTTTTCCGCCTGCAAACCCCCCTCTTCAACTTTGGGTGATGTCATTTTGTGCTAAGTGGCTGCTAAAGGCTCTCCTTCCGTAGGTAATTGTCAATATCTTCCATTTTATCATGGTATTCACCATTCATCCTATGCGGGCCCCAATCACTTCTCACCTTCACCCTTAACTTCAGCTAGGTTCATTTTTTGTTGTAGGGTGCAGACAAACTTGAGATGTGTGCCTCCTTTCCACGAGTGAAGCACCTTCTTAGAAAACTGCTGCAAGCCTTGTAACGGCTTGCACTGGTGCTGTGCTGAGCAGCTGAGGTCAACATCTGATTGTTTCTTTCCCCTTCTCACTCTTGTTAACTCCCCAAATATTGTTAGAATTATAGAGTCCTCATCGATAATTTTCAAAAGTGAAATTCTAACAAACTCTTCCCTCACTTATGAATTTCTTTCTCCCTTTTGAATGAGAACATAGAATTACTTTCGACTCTAATATCACTTTTACAACCAAATCTAAAGTCTTCAAGTGGACTAGATATACATATATGAGTACCAcgtgacccaaaagtttaaactaTTGGATATTAGACCCATGTGGAGGgaatcgtacagtgtatgggcctgtaccctaccctaacctcgggaactctcgcttgtaatgatgctatattatgtttatatatctttGATAGTACTGTACTGTGTATGTAATACTGTGCAACTGTTTTTAActagaataaactcatgtagtcacatgCTGATGTAATATCGGTAAcctgagcccttgttcctcttcttccacgatccctgacgagatcctaattgagaaccagaaggtactatcctcttcctcaattccttatccacctcatcctctcggataccggtctcagTCACCGTAGCTTTATTCACCAACACCGAGATCTCGCCtatttgaagcatacccactcgATAGAAAAGCTACGTAGACACCTGCCAACAAGCACTAgaatttggtgtaggagataaTGTATTTATGAGAATTACACCGATGAAAagagtaatgagatttgggaagaagggtaagcttagccttaggtacattgggccatttgagatactcgaaaGAATCGGGCCAGTTGCCTAAAGGTTCATTAGGTGCCTGTGCATTAGTAACAGTGTAATCACCTTTATGTTACGTTTTGGTGTGTGAATGGAATAGGGTGGGTGTGGAATAGCTATTATATGGGGAGATAATAGTTTACAGAAAATGGCAGTGCtattctgaaatttttttttccctttttgaaaCTATTCTTAAGCCCAATGATCATGCAAATTGGTGAGATATTGGAGCAGTCAATTCCTTGTCTATTTAATATTGTTTGGAACAACACCAACTTCTGCATCATTTGTCCTCGAATGATGcattttttcctctctctcttatAAATTATTGTTCCAGCCCATCCTATTCCATATTCTGTTAATGAAACAAAATGTTAGGGTCTGTTTCTGCCCTTTGTGCACCCAAAATGACTGATGAACTTTGTTGCTGTGCACCCTCAGAATGTCAATATAGTGGTTCCATTGCTCTCCAGAAAGCCACACCCTCTTGTCTGCCATCTAGTTTTAACAAGAGGATCACTTTTATCTCATCTTTAATGGATTGGTTTAAGCCTGCAATATAGTGAGCTGTTTGTTGCTTATTACTCTCCCTTAAACCAACCCAAACAGAGAGATTAAGTTGTCAGAGTAATACTCTGCAGACAGCCCTCTTTGCCTCAAGCTTTGAAATTTCTTGTACAATTCCCTCACATTATCAGTTGCTAAGAGTTGTTTCTGCAGTTTTACATTCATGTGCTTCCACTAGCTGATTTTTTCCTTGTTTTAATTGGCATGCTGTTCTTTTAACTCTTCGCCGTTTAAGTGCTGTTCCCTGCAACTTAATCTTTCCAGACAGCACCTTTGCAATAGGCTTccattcaaaataattttctataGATGCTTCACAAtccaaataatattcaatatgCATCTTTCCAAATAAATCCAAAACCTGCATCTTGATTCTGCCAccatttaaatcaagtgcatggACTAACAAGTCTTTTAAACTTCCATCTCCAATTTATCAATGAACTGGAGATTTTCCTCTCCACAtcaaaatatccctcaatactACCTTCTAATGTATCCAAGGCCTTGTGGTCACCCTTTGGGGTCTCCAGGCAGGCTTCTGCTTGTTCCCATTGCTGCTGTGCCGACATCACTTGCAATGCCATCTCTGCCTGCTTGATTGGATTTCCACTTCCATTACGACCTCTTGCATGCTCAGCCAACACATGATTCTGGATCTGTGGCTCTGGTGCCACGTGATGCAATGTGTTGGGAAGTAAAAGTTGCTGTTCAGCACCTGATTACAATATGTAGCATCAATAAATTGACAAATAGCTAAAGAATAAATCAAGAATGAATAGGACTAGATGAATATCTAGTCCTTAAGACAACAACAGAGAACTCACATTTGAAATGTTATTACTACAATGAAATTACAGCTTCCAAGAGAAAGGGGTTTTATATAAATGTTGTAAAAAAAATTCCCCAGCCCTTAATCTTCTTTGTAAGCTTTTAATGTCAGCCGTATAATTATTTATGAAAGTACAGGACAGAATAAAAGGTTCGAAAGACATAAAATCCCCTGAAACAAATATTGTGAGCAGTAACTGCTACGGTAAAGTGATCTCTAATTGCTACAATCATTTTTGCAGTAAATCTGGCCTCCTTGGGCTTCTTTTTGAACCTGACTGCTTCTGCATCAGCAGCCTACTTACAGAAGACAAGGTTCTGCTATTCCATTATCGGAGTTTTGTTATCCACTGCCTGGAGCTTATAGAAGACCAAACACTCCATATCTTTTGGACATTTTCTCCTCAAATTAAAGGCATCTTAGACTATGGGGCTTTAATTCTTGAGATATTACCAAGAAGAAGATAAGCATTTATGCTTTAGACCTAGTGGGGTAACTGAAAACTCAACAGCATAGGGATTATTGACTTCCAAGTCTATCACTGCAGAAAACTGAAAGATCTTCCAAATGGATAAGTAAGATAATTCCAACATAGAGCATTGGGAAAGGATAATTAAAACCCAAATACTTGATCCCATgcaagagaagaagagaaaacaTCTTTATCACTAATACAAAAAAATAACTTGAGATTGAATGTTGTTGTATCAGGCCCTTGCCACCTAAATTGTTAAGACACCCATTTATTATAATATAGAAGACATGGGAAACCGTGACCCAACCTTTCATGGAATGAGAGTTTTTATAACAAGTTCACACCACACAGACTCATATTCCTTTTTGAGGGCCACTATGATTATTAACTTGGAACTCTGCTGTTAGTGATATTTATTTATGAATCAGTTATTGCCACTGGCTGAGAGGAGCTCATGTACACCCTACTATGAGTGGCAATAACACCTTCTGTTAATTATAAAGCATTTGTTTACTTGCATTTTATACTGGATTTCGCTTTGGGATATAGATTATAATCCTCTAAGGAGGGACTAGTGAATTTTGGAACTTCAGTGATGGCCTTTAAGCTGCAATTTAACAGAGATGTAAAGGCCTAATGGGAACATTGCTTGAGCTACCTCACTAATTAGCCAATTTGTCTTGAATAGAACTTGGATTTCTTATCCGAAAGCAATAGTGGAACTAGATAGTAGATAGAGAACAAGGAAGTTGTAACATCCTTAGACTTTAAACTATTTTGGATGGTAGAGATGGATGGAACTTGTGGGATTGAGGATCTTGTATTGGGGCGTGGAATTGAAGTAGGGCCATGTTTGTTGTTCTTATCCAGATTCAGCAGATTGGGGCTGTCTCATTAATAGGATCAGATTGAGGATTGTAAGATTCTGCCAATCttttaacaaacataaaaatgcatttatatgttatttttttcataaattttaatgATATAAacctaaaattttgaataatgTAAAAAATTAAAGCTTGTTTGCTattgtttctattttttgttttctgtttcaTTTCTGTAtgatgaagaaatagattatgaaaatgtgtttatttacattgTCTGTTTTTTGTTTCCGTTGATAGTTTTCATCCATttgcaaaaaaatataaaatcagATTTTATAGTTTTTAGTTGTGTTTCCAGAATATTTTAATTTCCAGAATTTACCTTTTTGGATAAAATCATTCATTTATccataattttcaatttaaatttaaattaaactttcatataaatttaaaatataattaaataaaaatgcccacaaaatttcaaaaaaaaaaaaaactaaaaataaaagcCGTTTCGGCAACTTGTTGccagaatttttaaatttccagaATTAACCTTTTTGGGTTAATTCATTCATTTATCCATacttttcaattaaaatttaagttaaacattcatataaatttaaaatataattaaatgaaaatgcccacaaaatttcaaaaaaaataaaaataataataaaagcagTTTGCAATATATGTTTACTAAATTTTAATTGTCATAGaaaataagattgttcttgtgatgtgaattttgaaataattaagtaaaataattataatggtttttattttcattatagtatttttaatttacattacttagtacttttattattttaatcatatttagcaattgttatttgattcaaggacaaaaaagagcatttgtttaatcaagttttttatttgttttagttttagaaatattaaccaaataggttgctagTTTATCACAAAGAACTCAATATATAGTTATATAACATGACTAGCTAAAATACCAAAGATGTTTTAGTAACAGATGAGAAAAAAAACAATCTGTGAAGCTAGATCCTCTGTCTTCCCCATTAATTGGGGTCATCCAAGTCAGAGTCTGCTTCAATATCATTGATATCATCAATAACATCACAAGGCCAATAACCAAagtcatcatcaccatcatcattatcatcaaatGCACAAGGTTATTAATTTTAGCTTCATCATGAACCTTAATATAACCATTTATCAAATATATTTATGAGTTCATAATTTTATCAATATTAAATGAACAAATTCATTTCTTAGCTTGTGTCTTTGTTAGTTACATGATGGTGTACTACAAAACCAAGTCTACGGCTTAAAGCTACTTAGAGTTAAAAAAAACATAGGTTGTAGGATCCTTTGATCCTACCCTGATTCTTCCAAAACTAGTACAATCTTACTGTGTTCAtgcaaaattttgatttaatgaTTTTGACAAAGATAGTAAGATCTAGAATTTAAATAATGATATATTTTGTTGTGGTTGGTTCCTTGGTTTAGTCCATAGGCAAACCTCATACACCACCTTTTATGCACTGCTGGACGGACTTTGAAGACTTGATCCGCTTTGACTCACTCCCTCATGGGATGGTAGCATAAGCCATAATATGCTACCTGGCCACAAGGCCAGATCAGAACTCTGTCCAATTATATTTGTTTAGTTGGTTACATgtgtttctgtgtgtgtgtgtgtgtgtgtgttagtttTAAACAATGTATACTTTTgcgaattgaaaatttaaatgcaattgTTTTTGCAAATTTGAAGTTTTGTGATTCATAATTCCAAAGCTATATGCTGTAAGCACTGTTCATTGGCATTATAGCTTTTCTACAGGGCAGTATCTGTTTTCTGATTtagtcattattattattattattattattattattattattattatttccttattctAGCACATGCCTTTGCTTTCAAGGATTCCCATTGTAGAATAGGCAAATCTGTAGCTTGTGTACCTATTTCTGGTTGTTGGGTTCAACATGTATTTCACCCACCCTAGCAATGCCATTCACTTCATATGCTCTCTCTCTCCAGGGTGTGTGTATGTATGTCATTCTGCTTTGTCCTACAAGGCTGGCAAAATACTTCCTAGACCGCCAATGTTGCTCATGCAGATTTATTTAACTAATTTTTGTCACCATCATGGAGATGGATTCTTAACACATCTTACGTTATAGTGTACTTTGTAGAGGTTTGGTTCTGCTTTTACAGCCATGAAGCCAGAATAACTTggcatttatttatttcaaattgTATTTTGGTGGTGGTCTAAATTTCAGTCAGTCTGAAGTTTGTATATGATTTGAGGGAAGAAATATGTTTCCTTTATGTATTAAGAAGACCTACAAACAATTGATACCGCCACAAATCTTCCACTAAATGGTTGAATTTCCCCCCTTCTTTCCACTGTATTTTTCTTTTTCGCATTTGAGCTTCAATGCTGCTTTATGAGCCTTAATGGGGCATTGTGAATGTACTCGGATTGTTTTCCAAAAGAATCGTTAATCTCCTTGTTCATTCAATTTTGACCTCTATGTGCTATGAACATGCTTAGCACAGTGATGTACCTTAATGAATGTGCAGAGAACATTGAGAGCTGGAAAACTGACTGAGAAGATTTTGAATCTGTTCATAGCAACCGGAAAAGATGAAGTTCTTTCACTAATCGAGGCAATGAATATCCAGCATGTCATCCTTCCTGTCCTTCCTACTAGTGAGTCATATTTGAAAATATCCTGGTTGTGAAATTTGGAACAGCTATTGTATGACAATGAGAATGTCTCTTGACAGGATGCTCTGAgaaattctaattttgaagaGAGCGCGAaagattgaactcaaaaagtagCTATTCTTGAGGCCTAACAACAATTTGATTTTGTATCAACTCATTGTAATTCTGGGAAAATGTCTCAAACAAGAGTGAACAACGATGATGTTGACATTGTGATCTGTGCACTTCATTCTGATCTCACATCTTTCATGAACGAATGGAGACCAATATTCTCTCAATTCCACCTTATAATTGTAAAAGACCCTGATGTCAGAGAGGAACTCGAATTACCAGAAGGCTTTAATCTTGATGTGTATACCAAGTCTGACATTGTCAAAGTTGTAGGCTCTTCTGCTGCTGTTCTCTTTTCTGGATACTCGTGCAGGTACTTCGGCTACCTTGTTTCCCGGAAGAAATATGTTATCTCAGTCGATGATGACTGCATCCCAGCAAAGGATGGTAAGGGCCTTGTAGTGGATGCTGTGGTGCAGCATATTACCAACTTAAGTACTCCGGCAACTCCTTTCTTCTTCAACACACTTTATGATCCTTTCCGCAAAGGGGCAGATTTTGTTCGTGGATACCCATTTAGCCTGCGGAGTGGGGTGACGTGTGCTCTGTCATGTGGGCTCTGGCTTAATTTAGCAGACTATGATGCTCCCACACAAGCTCTGAAGCAAGGTCAGAAGAATTCTCGGTATGTTGATGCGGTTCTGACAGTTCCTACAAAGGCCTTGATACCTGTGAGTGGAATCAACATTGCTTTTGATAGAAACTTGTTGGGCCCTGCTTTGTTCCCAGGCTTGAGGTTGGCTGGTGAAGGAAAGGTAAGGTGGGAAACAATTGAAGACATATGGTGCGGAATGTGTGTCAAGGTGATATGCGATCATCTGGGCCTTGGTGTGAAAAGTGGCCTGCCTTATGTTTGGAGAAAGGAAGGAGGTAATGCAATTGATAGCTTGAAAAAAGATTGGGAAGGAGTGAAGTTGATGGAAGAAGCGGTTCCTTTCTTTCAGTCGGTGAGATTGCCACGAACAGCAATTACAGTAGAAGATTGTGTAGTTGAGATGGCTGCAATTGTGAAAGAACAGCTGGGACAGGTGCATCCTGTTTTTGCTCGTGCTGCTGATTCTATGGTGGAATGGATCAAGCTTTGGAAGAGAGTGGGTAATGAAGCACCTTCCCCTGGAGTGTAAGAGATTTTAGCCTAGTTAGTTTTTCCCCTTCTGATTTTCGACATTCCCCCTGCTGTGTTTTACTTTTGAAGGACCTCAAACTTTATATAACAAATTGTTATGATTGTTTGTCTTGACAATCTAATGTAAAATTTGATTTAGTAATTATATGATGGGAAATATTGTTTGGATTGGTGGTGTTATATTATTGTTGATAGAATGGTTTACAGTTTGTTTTACCAATTTAATATTTGCAGTTTAATGAAGTGACTACTGTTTTAGCTACTTCTCTTGGCTTGGTTGTGCAATGTTTAGACTGGCTACCTATTAAGAGTTACCTTGGGTGTTATCCTTCGTCTTCGACTTTTTGGGGCCTCTGGTGACTGAAAATTGCCAAATGCCCCGATGTATGAAGGGGGCTTAATCTCTAGGTAGTTGTATGGCTGGTGTTGTCTTGTCTGGCAAGTTGCAACCATCTTTTTTCATCTCTATTTAGAATTTTAGTTCAGGTAAGGGGTAAAATTGAGAGGATTTGGCAAGGGGCGGTAGAGAAAGAAGTACCGTGTTAGTTGagaggttattattattattattatttttaatagatCTGAGGCCAAGGACAGTTTTGGGTCTTCATAAGTTGGTATCCTAAAATATGAGCTCTAATGGCAAATGGTTATGGTGGTTTTCTTTGGGGGTCAAGTCCATTTGGCACAACCTTgaatttgggagcatgaatttttgGATATAGATGTGCAggtttggataaaatgtaatgtaAAATTATACAGAATTTCTTCCAAATACAATTTCAATTGAAGTCCCAAAAAAATGCTCCCAAATGCTTTGGCTTGGGAGGAGAATGGTTGGGCCTGTTGGGGTGATCTTTTTGTTATGAATACgttttttttcaagttattagATTTGTTTGTCTTTTCTTCTTCATCACACTATTTGGAAGGCAAAAGGTCCCTTCTAAGCTTTTCATCTGATTAGTAATTATTCATAGCGTCAACATCAACAATATGCTGCAAAGTAGGAGTAAAGATGAAAATAAATTGTGGAGATGCGTAGTTTTTACTGATTCGTGGGGGATTTCGTTGTCAAGGCGAGTGCCTATTTTCGATGGAAGGGGTTGACATTATTATTGTTGTGGGCTTATGAGCCTATGACACAGATTTTGTTCTCTCTTTGGGCTTTTGCGCTTGGATTTGGATGTTTCAAGGGAACATGTTTTTGTGTATTTTCAGTGGAA
It contains:
- the LOC131154576 gene encoding uncharacterized protein LOC131154576 isoform X1, with translation MRTPPSLLSLAIDSALLNISNISDLSSLPEHILLELFLRTLRAGKLTEKILNLFIATGKDEVLSLIEAMNIQHVILPVLPTSESYLKISWL
- the LOC131154576 gene encoding uncharacterized protein LOC131154576 isoform X2, translating into MRTPPSLLSLAIDSALLNISNISDLSSLPEHILLELFLRTLRAGKLTEKILNLFIATGKDEVLSLIEAMNIQHVILPVLPTRCSEKF